A genomic region of Fusarium oxysporum Fo47 chromosome VI, complete sequence contains the following coding sequences:
- a CDS encoding Bud-site selection protein translates to MPKRKRGEPNLGDKLEKHCNDVSKALKAAKGLERQRYSKRLHEDGVEPDKKERLEREVTVLKSLDLHQTARAHLYSSILKVKDLAASTDLPEEIRTGVPKPELTPEEQAALHNVTSALYNRELVKQAITRAITTFCQALDVPLPGKAKRVRKSKKEEKGEQPSDRIEGEPKAEARANKEDVRASIEKEDEVEEEESEFEGFSDHDDPVQEPEELDSEDEAKEEKSLSKYDHLLGDSSDSEDEDDFDDERFERFKGKEKVNLDDISVSGSDTAPALGSESEEEEDDEEEEEELSVSASPSPPPAKKKKSKDKASAPARPRDSTFLPTLMGGYISGSESASDVDVAPAKKRRGQRARQAIWEKKFGNKAKHLQKPAWETQRGRDSGWDGKRGAVEPGDGPRTPWKKGIRNPFAARQGGSAGAESKPEVKRPPPKKDDEGPLHPSWAARKQAKDAEKTAAFAGSKITFD, encoded by the exons ATGCCAAAACGAAAGCGCGGGGAGCCCAATCTTGGGGATAAGCTTGAAAAGCACTGTAATGATGTCTCAAAGGCACTCAAGGCTGCAAAGGGCCTAGAGCGCCAGCGATATAGTAAGAGACTTCatgaagatggagttgagCCTGATAAGAAGGAAAGACTGGAACGAGAGGTGACGGTCTTGAAG TCTCTTGACCTTCATCAAACAGCGCGCGCTCACCTCTACTCGTCGatcctcaaagtcaaagaccttGCTGCATCCACCGACCTCCCCGAAGAGATTCGCACCGGCGTTCCCAAACCCGAGCTTACTCCCGAAGAACAGGCTGCGCTACACAATGTTACCAGTGCACTATATAATCGTGAACTCGTCAAACAAGCCATCACCCGCGCCATCACCACCTTCTGCCAGGCCCTCGACGTCCCTCTACCCGGAAAGGCGAAACGCGTACGAaagtccaagaaggaagagaaagggGAACAACCGTCCGATAGGATAGAAGGGGAGCCTAAGGCTGAGGCTAGAGCTAATAAGGAAGACGTGCGAGCGTcaattgagaaggaggatgaggttgaagaggaagagtcGGAATTCGAGGGGTTCTCAGATCATGACGATCCTGTTCAGGAACCTGAAGAGCTTGacagtgaagatgaagcgAAGGAAGAGAAATCTTTATCCAAGTATGATCACTTGCTAGGCGACTCTTCCGATtctgaagacgaagacgattTCGACGATGAGAGATTCGAACGCTTCAAGGGCAAAGAGAAGGTCAATCTCGACGACATATCCGTTTCTGGCTCAGATACCGCACCAGCGCTTGGTTCCGAatcagaggaagaagaagacgatgaagaagaagaagaagaactctcTGTCTCAGCTTCGCCCTCGCCACctccagccaagaagaagaagagcaaggacAAGGCATCAGCACCCGCTCGTCCTCGTGACTCGACCTTCCTACCCACACTCATGGGTGGTTACATCTCAGGTTCTGAGTCCGCCTCCGACGTTGATGTTGCCCCAGCAAAGAAACGTCGCGGCCAACGAGCCCGCCAGGCAATTTGGGAGAAGAAATTTGGTAACAAGGCCAAGCACTTACAAAAGCCTGCTTGGGAAACACAACGCGGCCGTGATTCTGGATGGGATGGTAAGCGTGGTGCTGTAGAGCCAGGAGATGGCCCGCGAACGCCCTGGAAGAAGGGCATTCGCAATCCTTTTGCGGCCAGGCAAGGCGGTAGTGCCGGAGCGGAGAGCAAGCCTGAGGTGAAGAGGCCGCCTCCaaagaaggatgatgaaggacCATTGCATCCTAGCTGGGCAGCGAGGAAGCAAGCAAAGGATGCAGAGAAGACAGCGGCATTTGCGGGATCCAAGATTACATTTGACTAG
- a CDS encoding cytochrome P450, with product MDYLSFVLEQPIVLSTTLLLFLYLLGKKSPKPTRNGKPLRKPPNSLPLVGNGIMFLQPRQRLFSWFHRCERLYGYETLHITVPTLPPGVIINNPQNLEFIFRHEGIFEKGEFFKKRSWDLFGHGIINVDGEFWRLQRKAGLRFLSTAALKTLTSDRLPEYLEHAIHVLKGKEAERNVVDLQAVIHEVTTQLMGRMAYNMEMHADDDFTVAFEHASGATAERFQNPLWFVTEMFFGTRMRRSIRTVKAYGQRIVKSAVADREETEGKTQSDAPGSLIQSLLDAIGDGDLVADAALNYLSAGRDTVAQALTWTLYLLMKHPEVTNKLCQSIQDLRDEVRDQDHSENDPKLLTPVRLPYVLAIFYETLRLRPPIPFEIKQAQQETILPDGTFLPKGAVVLWCAWAMGRSHTTWGPDADEFRPERWLTTSPSGDVTVMQRSAAEFPVFNGGPRVCLGKKMAQLVAVQTLARLVPLFDFKPAFEGERVSKSSLTLPMEGGLPVYVHARKTSETS from the exons ATGGATTATCTCAGCTTCGTCTTGGAACAGCCTATTGTTCTATCAACAACACTCCTTTTATTTCTATATTTATTAGGAAAGAAATCACCAAAGCCCACGCGCAATGGCAAACCTCTTAG AAAACCTCCAAACTCACTACCACTGGTAGGGAATGGTATCATGTTCCTTCAGCCTCGCCAACGTCTCTTTTCCTGGTTCCATCGCTGCGAGCGTCTGTATGGCTATGAAACTCTCCATATCACTGTTCCTACTCTCCCACCTGGTGTCATTATCAACAATCCCCAGAACCTAGAGTTCATCTTCCGCCATGAGGGAATCTTTGAAAAGGgagaattcttcaaaaagcGATCTTGGGACTTATTCGGTCATGGCATCATCAATGTGGACGGCGAGTTCTGGCGCCTGCAGCGCAAGGCTGGTCTACGATTTCTCTCCACAGCTGCTTTGAAGACTCTGACGAGTGACCGATTACCAGAGTACCTAGAACATGCCATTCACGttctcaagggcaaggaagCCGAGAGAAACGTAGTGGACTTACAGGCCGTGATCCACGAAGTGACGACGCAGCTCATGGGACGAATGGCATACAACATGGAGATGCACGCCGACGATGATTTTACTGTTGCTTTTGAGCATGCTTCAGGAGCTACAGCCGAAAGGTTCCAGAACCCACTATGGTTTGTGACAGAAATGTTCTTTGGAACTCGAATGCGACGTTCTATTAGAACTGTCAAGGCGTATGGGCAGCGGATCGTCAAGAGCGCAGTGGCTGATCGCGAGGAAACGGAGGGAAAGACTCAGTCCGATGCGCCAGGAAGTCTCATTCAGTCTTTATTGGATGCAATTGGCGACGGCGACCTTGTAGCAGATGCTGCACTGAATTATCTTTCGGCAGGGAGAGATACCGTTGCTCAGGCACTTACGTGGACGCTATATTTGCTCATGAAGCACCCAGAAGTGACCAACAAGCTATGCCAGTCGATCCAAGACCTACGAGATGAAGTCAGAGACCAAGATCACTCTGAGAACGACCCTAAACTTCTTACCCCGGTACGACTCCCCTACGTCCTAGCAATCTTCTACGAAACCCTCCGCCTTCGACCTCCCATTCCCTTCGAAATCAAACAAGCTCAGCAAGAAACGATCCTTCCCGATGGAACATTCCTCCCAAAAGGTGCTGTCGTGTTATGGTGTGCTTGGGCAATGGGCCGCTCTCACACAACTTGGGGTCCTGATGCAGATGAGTTCCGCCCAGAGCGATGGCTAACTACGTCTCCATCTGGTGATGTGACAGTTATGCAGCGTTCAGCAGCCGAGTTTCCTGTCTTCAATGGTGGACCTCGAGTATGCCtggggaagaagatggcacaGTTGGTTGCTGTGCAGACATTGGCGAGGCTGGTACCTCTGTTTGACTTCAAACCTGCTTTCGAAGGCGAGAGAGTGAGCAAAAGTAGTTTGACTCTTCCGATGGAGGGTGGCTTACCAGTGTATGTGCATGCTAGAAAGACCTCCGAAACATCATAG
- a CDS encoding thiolase-like protein produces the protein MSAPSTFGELGLSIIGISAEYPPHSLDYTCLNTLSDRFYPDTPSYTGIDTRSSIGTPDHPAVNKKDAPSIAELHTLFLSDGVPLAIRAARKAIDEAKIDTRFITHIVATTCTDSANPGFDHFVAKGLGITHGVEKVLLHGVGCSGGLATLRTGANLALGHKARGLPARVLELDSINELQQTRIGACLFSDCGSAAVLSNGIGEPSEPVYDLLGWDHRTIPDTEDDLGFDVDPVGWKVVLTPRVPKLTAASIGPAFNDLKVSLPQLPPDYQKAADFDWAMHPGGATILSGAERAMEITPEHQRASYDTYINHGNSSSATIFSVMDRLRSKDMDAMAPDGRVRDYVVGCAFGPGITVEMCMLKRNMSHGAGLPGLQTPPETPAETESEPSEIGDGDGEWGRELSGDPAESPDQYALFVADSLEHLDLD, from the exons ATGTCAGCTCCAAGCACATTTGGAGAGCTGGGTCTCTCcatcatcggcatcagcgCCGAGTACCCACCACATTCCCTAGACTATACTTGCCTCAACACCCTTAGTGACAGATTCTATCCCGATACACCTTC ATATACCGGAATTGACACACGGTCGTCCATTGGAACACCCGACCACCCAGCTGTTAACAAGAAAGATGCGCCCTCAATAGCAGAGCTCCACACTCTGTTTCTCTCCGATGGTGTTCCTCTCGCGATTCGAGCCGCTCGAAAGGCCATTGACGAGGCCAAGATTGACACAAGATTCATTACCCACATAGTCGCCACAACATGTACAGACAGCGCAAACCCGGGTTTCGACCACTTTGTCGCAAAAGGTCTGGGCATAACGCATGGTGTAGAGAAGGTCTTGCTTCATGGTGTTGGTTGCAGCGGTGGACTAGCAACTCTCCGAACAGGTGCGAACCTAGCTCTTGGTCATAAAGCACGCGGTTTGCCCGCGCGCGTTCT TGAGCTAGATAGCATCAACGAGCTGCAGCAGACAAGAATAGGTGCATGCCTTTTTTCAGACTGTGGTAGTGCCGCTGTGTTGAGCAACGGTATCGGTGAACCTTCTGAACCGGTATATGACCTCCTCGGCTGGGACCACAGGACCATACCAGATACTGAGGATGACTTGGGGTTTGATGTTGACCCAGTCG GCTGGAAAGTTGTTCTCACACCTCGTGTTCCCAAGCTCACTGCTGCCTCAATTGGCCCAGCTTTCAACGACCTCAAGGTATCTCTGCCTCAACTCCCTCCAGACTACCAGAAAGCAGCCGACTTCGACTGGGCGATGCACCCTGGCGGCGCTACCATCCTTTCCGGCGCTGAGAGAGCCATGGAAATTACACCAGAACACCAACGGGCAAGTTACGACACATACATCAATCATGGCAACTCAAGTTCAGCTACCATCTTCAGTGTCATGGATCGCCTACGTTCGAAAGATATGGATGCCATGGCGCCTGACGGACGAGTTCGTGACTATGTCGTTGGTTGTGCTTTCGGTCCTGGTATCACAGTTGAGATGTGCATGTTGAAGCGGAATATGTCTCATGGCGCAGGCCTGCCTGGCCTACAAACTCCACCAGAGACACCGGCTGAAACGGAGTCTGAGCCAAGTGAAATCGGGGACGGAGATGGTGAGTGGGGCCGTGAGTTGAGCGGAGATCCGGCCGAGTCGCCGGATCAGTATGCATTGTTTGTGGCCGACTCGTTGGAGCATCTAGATCTAGATTAG